A window of the Carassius auratus strain Wakin unplaced genomic scaffold, ASM336829v1 scaf_tig00002643, whole genome shotgun sequence genome harbors these coding sequences:
- the LOC113069988 gene encoding homeobox protein Hox-A13a-like, whose product MTTSLLLRPRWIDPVMFLYDNGGGLDDTGKNMEGFTGGNFSPSPCRNLMAHPASLAPSAAYPSSDVVAAGAGETGKQCSPCAAVQGSASASISYGYFGGGGYYPGRMSNHHGGGGGLKTCTQSPASASPYGEKYIDTSSSTGEDYTSSRAKEFAFYSSYASSPYQPVPSYLDVPVVQAMSGPEPRHESLLPMESYQPWAITAGGWNGQVYCTKEQPQTGNVWKSTLPDAGSHGGADGSSFRRGRKKRVPYTKVQLKELEREYNANKFITKDKRRRISAQTNLSERQVTIWFQNRRVKEKRVVNKLKSNS is encoded by the exons ATGACAACGTCACTGCTTCTCCGCCCGCGTTGGATTGACCCGGTCATGTTTCTCTATGATAACGGTGGCGGCTTGGACGACACCGGCAAGAATATGGAAGGGTTCACGGGAGGTAACTTCTCGCCAAGCCCGTGCAGGAATTTGATGGCTCACCCTGCCTCTCTTGCTCCCAGCGCTGCTTATCCGTCAAGCGACGTGGTAGCCGCTGGAGCGGGTGAGACTGGGAAGCAATGCAGCCCCTGTGCAGCCGTCCAGGGTTCAGCCAGCGCTTCAATTTCCTACGGATATTTCGGTGGCGGCGGATACTATCCTGGCCGAATGTCCAATCACCATGGGGGCGGTGGAGGTCTGAAGACATGCACCCAGTCCCCCGCCTCTGCCTCACCTTACGGGGAAAAATACATAGATACGTCTTCTTCCACCGGCGAAGATTACACGTCCTCGCGCGCCAAAGAGTTTGCCTTCTACTCGAGCTACGCCTCGAGTCCGTATCAGCCAGTTCCCAGCTATCTGGACGTGCCCGTAGTCCAGGCTATGAGCGGGCCTGAGCCCCGGCATGAGTCCTTATTACCAATGGAGAGTTACCAACCGTGGGCTATCACAGCCGGTGGCTGGAACGGGCAGGTCTACTGCACCAAAGAGCAGCCACAGACGGGAAACGTCTGGAAATCGACATTACCAG ATGCAGGGTCTCACGGAGGGGCAGACGGTAGCTCTTTTCGCCGCGGGAGGAAGAAACGTGTTCCATACACCAAAGTGCAGCTGAAGGAGCTTGAAAGGGAGTATAACGCAAACAAGTTTATCACCAAGGACAAACGCAGGCGGATATCTGCTCAGACCAACCTGTCTGAACGACAGGTTACTATCTGGTTCCAGAACCGACGGGTCAAGGAGAAAAGGGTCGTCAACAAATTAAAAAGCAACAGTTAG